Proteins encoded together in one Oncorhynchus mykiss isolate Arlee chromosome 7, USDA_OmykA_1.1, whole genome shotgun sequence window:
- the LOC110516772 gene encoding E3 ubiquitin-protein ligase TRIM63-like, whose protein sequence is MDIQTGQVTHQPSPRESLESQLSCPICLEMFQKPVVILPCQHNLCRGCASDLYDSRNPYHYSGGIFRCPTCRFEVVLDRHGVYGLQRNLLVENIIDIYKQQPESGGGEVGSNAADPPLKDKDTKEPMCTKHEDERINIYCVTCQTPTCSMCKVFGQHKDCEVSPLQSIYDTQKAELRNAIDLLAAGNSCVQAVMAQMEDTCKSIEENSQLQKRRLGESFDLLYAILEERKGQLLEKITQEEERKLGLLRSLVERYTEQLQASINLKEKAAQTMEKGNAAEFLISGKELIAQAKEAAKGSNLERPEPGFENMEHLTLCTEDVEVILYQMGFGLGDDDDDDVVTEEEEGEEEEEEEEEEEE, encoded by the coding sequence CCAGCCCCAGGGAGAGCCTGGAGAGCCAGCTGAGCTGCCCCATCTGCCTGGAGATGTTCCAGAAGCCCGTAGTCATCCTGCCCTGCCAACACAACCTGTGCCGCGGCTGCGCCAGCGACCTCTACGACTCCCGCAACCCTTACCACTACTCCGGGGGCATCTTCCGCTGCCCCACCTGCCGCTTCGAGGTCGTCCTGGACCGCCACGGCGTCTACGGCCTGCAGAGGAACCTGCTAGTGGAGAACATCATTGATATCTACAAGCAGCAGCCGGAGAGCGGCGGCGGAGAAGTAGGAAGTAACGCTGCAGACCCACCGCTGAAGGACAAAGACACCAAGGAGCCCATGTGTACGAAGCACGAGGACGAGCGCATCAATATTTACTGTGTGACCTGCCAGACGCCCACCTGCTCCATGTGCAAAGTGTTCGGCCAGCACAAGGACTGTGAGGTGTCACCCCTGCAGAGCATCTACGATACCCAGAAGGCCGAGCTGCGGAACGCCATAGATCTCCTTGCGGCGGGTAACAGCTGTGTCCAGGCCGTGATGGCTCAGATGGAGGACACATGCAAGAGCATCGAGGAGAACAGCCAGCTTCAGAAGAGACGTCTGGGGGAGAGCTTCGACTTGCTCTATGCCATCCTGGAGGAACGTAAGGGCCAGCTCCTGGAAAAGATCacccaggaggaggagaggaagctgGGGTTGCTGAGGTCCCTGGTGGAGAGGTACACGGAGCAGCTCCAGGCTAGTATCAACCTAAAGGAGAAGGCGGCCCAGACCATGGAGAAGGGCAATGCAGCCGAGTTCCTGATTAGTGGGAAGGAGCTGATCGCACAGGCCAAAGAGGCAGCTAAAGGCTCCAACTTAGAGAGGCCCGAGCCTGGCTTCGAGAACATGGAGCACCTTACACTGTGCACAGAAGACGTGGAGGTCATCTTGTACCAAATGGGCTTTGGACtgggggatgatgatgatgatgatgtggtgacagaggaagaagaaggggaggaggaagaagaagaggaggaagaagaggaggaatag